The following are encoded together in the Pedobacter steynii genome:
- the ileS gene encoding isoleucine--tRNA ligase, producing the protein MYREFKQLELAKIGKEILDFWKAENIFEKSISTRSKSNPFTFYEGPPSANGMPGIHHVMARAIKDIFCRYKTLKGFQVKRKGGWDTHGLPIELAVEKKLGITKEDIGKKISVEEYNTACREEVMKYTDVWNDLTEKMGYWVDLENPYVTYENEYIESLWSILKSFYNKGLLYKGYTVQPYSPAAGTGLSSHELNQPGTYKMLKDTSITAQFFLKKDQEHPLMAQLFENEKEETAIIAWTTTPWTLPSNCALAVGDKITYVKIKTFNPYTFLPVSVVLAKDLVAKHFKADAKDLSFEDYKGGDKLIPWTVATEFKGKDLVGLHYHQLMAYVTNEDLEANAFRVIPGDFVTTEDGTGIVHTASIFGADDFRVARENGVPSVLIKDENGNEAPLVDKQGKFVKEVTDFAGRYVKEEYYSDEERAAADFKPTDVLIAIKLKENNKAFDVKKYEHSYPHCWRTDKPILYYPLDSWFIKTTSVKEKMVALNKTINWKPEATGTGRFGNWLENLVDWNLSRSRYWGTPLPIWRTADGQEEKCIGSIEELNAEIQKSVAAGFMEAGFELKDMHRPYVDDVILTSSTGERMVRELDLIDVWFDSGAMPYAQWHFPFENKEDFEHAYPADFIAEGVDQTRGWFFTLHAIAVMLSESSDEIKAINEKVGNPGVAFKNVVSNGLVLDKNGNKMSKRLGNGVDPFSTIETYSADATRWYMISNASPWDNLKFNIDGLDEVRRKFFGTLYNTYSFFALYANIDKFVIDIHNETPVAERSELDRWILSLLQTLIAEVDESYETYEPTKASRAIQTFVDEHLSNWYIRLSRRRFWKGEMTADKKAAYETLYTCLTSIAQIMSPVAPFFADWLFQNLSVADHNNTVESVHLTLWKEADSTLIDKELNERMELAQNISSMVLSLRKKSSINVRQPLAKILVPVLDKKFAERVELVKELILSETNIKDIEYITDTAGFIKKKIKPNFKALGPKVGKDMKTVAEVINNLDQEQLAQFEAAGEYAIPGTEYVVALADVEIIAEDIPGWQVTNLGNLTVALDVTITDELKQEGLSRELINRIQNLRKELNFEVTDRITVSLQNDNLIANAVAQNKTYICSEILADKINLIDNLDNGNKIVIDDVELHISIAKQ; encoded by the coding sequence ATGTATAGGGAATTTAAACAACTGGAACTAGCGAAAATAGGAAAAGAGATACTTGATTTTTGGAAAGCGGAAAACATCTTTGAAAAGAGCATTTCTACACGTTCAAAATCGAACCCATTTACTTTTTATGAGGGCCCGCCTTCCGCTAACGGAATGCCAGGGATTCATCATGTAATGGCGCGTGCCATTAAAGATATTTTTTGCCGTTATAAAACTTTAAAAGGTTTTCAGGTAAAACGCAAAGGCGGATGGGATACTCACGGGTTACCTATTGAGCTCGCTGTAGAGAAAAAATTAGGCATTACGAAAGAAGATATCGGAAAGAAAATTTCCGTTGAAGAATACAATACGGCCTGTCGTGAGGAAGTCATGAAATACACAGATGTATGGAATGACCTTACGGAGAAAATGGGTTATTGGGTAGATCTTGAAAACCCATATGTGACCTATGAAAATGAGTATATCGAATCACTTTGGTCGATCTTAAAGTCATTTTACAACAAAGGTCTGCTATACAAAGGCTATACGGTGCAACCTTATTCGCCTGCTGCAGGAACAGGATTAAGCTCACATGAGCTGAATCAGCCAGGCACTTATAAGATGTTGAAAGACACCTCGATTACTGCTCAGTTTTTCCTTAAGAAAGACCAGGAACATCCTTTGATGGCCCAGCTTTTTGAAAACGAGAAAGAGGAAACAGCAATCATTGCCTGGACCACCACTCCATGGACTTTACCTTCCAACTGTGCTTTGGCTGTCGGAGATAAGATCACCTATGTGAAGATCAAAACTTTTAACCCATACACCTTCCTTCCTGTAAGTGTGGTGTTGGCGAAAGACCTGGTAGCTAAACACTTTAAAGCAGATGCGAAAGACCTTTCTTTTGAGGACTATAAAGGCGGAGATAAACTGATCCCATGGACGGTAGCAACAGAATTTAAAGGAAAAGACCTGGTAGGTTTACATTACCACCAACTGATGGCTTATGTGACCAATGAAGATCTGGAAGCTAATGCTTTCCGTGTAATTCCTGGTGATTTCGTGACTACAGAAGACGGAACCGGAATTGTACATACCGCTTCGATATTTGGTGCAGACGATTTTCGTGTCGCCAGAGAAAACGGCGTACCTTCAGTCCTGATCAAAGACGAAAACGGCAATGAAGCTCCATTAGTAGACAAACAAGGTAAATTCGTTAAAGAAGTAACTGACTTTGCCGGCCGTTATGTAAAAGAAGAATATTACTCAGACGAAGAGCGCGCTGCTGCTGACTTTAAACCAACTGATGTGCTGATTGCCATCAAATTGAAAGAAAACAACAAAGCATTCGACGTAAAGAAATACGAGCACAGTTATCCACATTGCTGGAGAACTGATAAACCAATCCTTTATTATCCTCTGGATAGCTGGTTTATCAAAACCACTTCAGTAAAGGAGAAAATGGTGGCTTTAAACAAAACCATTAACTGGAAACCTGAAGCAACTGGAACCGGACGCTTTGGCAACTGGCTGGAAAACCTGGTAGACTGGAACCTTTCCCGTTCACGCTATTGGGGAACTCCCCTTCCAATCTGGCGTACTGCTGATGGCCAGGAGGAGAAATGTATCGGTTCTATCGAAGAACTGAATGCAGAAATCCAGAAGTCTGTAGCCGCTGGTTTTATGGAAGCAGGTTTTGAACTAAAAGACATGCACCGCCCTTACGTGGATGATGTGATCTTAACCTCTTCAACCGGAGAGAGAATGGTTCGTGAGCTCGACCTGATCGACGTTTGGTTTGACAGTGGTGCTATGCCTTATGCGCAATGGCATTTCCCATTTGAAAATAAAGAAGATTTTGAGCATGCTTATCCTGCAGATTTTATTGCAGAGGGTGTGGATCAGACCCGTGGCTGGTTCTTTACGCTACATGCTATTGCAGTGATGTTAAGTGAATCCAGTGACGAAATCAAGGCCATCAACGAAAAAGTAGGTAATCCTGGAGTAGCCTTCAAAAATGTGGTATCCAATGGATTGGTACTGGATAAAAACGGCAATAAAATGTCTAAACGTTTAGGCAATGGCGTAGATCCTTTCTCAACTATAGAGACTTACAGTGCCGATGCAACCCGTTGGTACATGATCAGCAACGCTTCACCGTGGGACAATCTTAAGTTCAATATAGATGGACTGGATGAGGTACGCCGCAAGTTTTTCGGTACACTTTACAACACTTACTCTTTCTTTGCTTTATATGCAAATATCGACAAGTTTGTAATCGATATACACAACGAGACACCGGTAGCTGAACGCAGTGAACTGGACCGTTGGATCTTATCTTTATTACAGACGCTAATTGCGGAGGTAGATGAAAGTTATGAGACTTATGAACCAACCAAAGCTTCAAGAGCAATCCAGACATTTGTAGATGAGCACCTGAGCAACTGGTACATCCGTTTATCCCGCCGCCGTTTCTGGAAGGGGGAAATGACTGCAGATAAAAAAGCAGCTTATGAGACTTTATATACCTGTCTGACCAGCATTGCACAGATCATGTCGCCGGTAGCGCCATTCTTTGCAGACTGGTTATTCCAGAACCTTTCTGTAGCAGATCATAACAATACTGTGGAATCGGTTCACCTGACCTTATGGAAAGAAGCAGACAGCACACTGATCGATAAGGAACTGAACGAGCGCATGGAGCTGGCACAGAACATTTCTTCAATGGTGCTTTCTCTACGTAAGAAAAGCAGCATTAATGTTCGGCAGCCTTTAGCTAAAATTTTAGTTCCGGTACTGGATAAGAAATTTGCAGAGCGTGTAGAACTGGTAAAAGAACTGATCCTTTCGGAGACTAATATCAAGGATATTGAATACATTACCGACACTGCCGGCTTCATCAAGAAAAAAATCAAACCAAACTTTAAGGCTCTCGGACCTAAAGTAGGTAAGGACATGAAAACGGTAGCTGAAGTAATTAATAATCTTGACCAGGAACAACTTGCGCAGTTTGAAGCAGCAGGGGAATATGCAATTCCGGGCACGGAATATGTAGTTGCCCTGGCTGATGTAGAGATCATCGCCGAAGATATTCCTGGATGGCAAGTGACTAATTTAGGAAATCTGACTGTTGCACTGGATGTTACCATTACAGATGAACTAAAACAGGAAGGTTTATCACGTGAGCTGATTAACAGAATCCAGAACCTGAGAAAGGAACTGAACTTTGAGGTTACTGATAGGATTACGGTGTCTTTACAAAACGATAATTTGATCGCGAACGCGGTAGCACAAAATAAAACATACATTTGTTCGGAAATCTTAGCGGATAAAATTAATTTAATAGATAATTTAGATAATGGAAACAAAATCGTAATCGACGATGTTGAACTACATATTTCGATTGCAAAACAATAA
- a CDS encoding isoleucyl-tRNA synthetase, whose product MIKILKLQKAVIAIILGIIALIAYKVMNVNDMESSIYMLELAGFLFIAGALLFLYPIFFAKKDKQGNVELEPEKQEEGT is encoded by the coding sequence ATGATAAAAATACTGAAACTCCAAAAAGCAGTGATCGCCATTATTCTGGGTATAATTGCATTAATAGCCTATAAGGTGATGAATGTAAACGATATGGAGTCCAGTATTTATATGCTCGAACTTGCAGGTTTTTTATTTATAGCCGGAGCCTTGTTGTTTCTCTATCCTATATTCTTTGCCAAAAAGGATAAACAAGGTAACGTGGAACTGGAGCCTGAAAAACAAGAAGAGGGAACCTGA
- a CDS encoding phosphocholine-specific phospholipase C, whose amino-acid sequence MDSRRSFLKKAALLSGAAGLPNVIPMSIQKAMAISAAPGSTFYDAEHIVFLMQENRSFDHMFGKLAGVRGFNDPRTFTQPDQNKVWLQKDAAGKTFAPFHVDINKTKITWQGGLPHSWSDQLAARNNGNYDKWVPVKSHMCLGYYDRTDVPFYYAMADAFTICDHNFCSSLTGTTPNRLFFWSGTIRPEQNGSSVAAVNNSQAESRENAYVDWETFPELLEDNNVSWKIYQNEIWTADLQGDTVDDWLGNYGDNAIEYVKRYNVKLSAYFRKNGDKSSKPALSAAEVTEKYNKLSDREKNLIDKAFATNINAPENYLELAPFTFTDDQGIQQTMNIPKNDIFHQFRSDVNQGKLPTVSWLVAPQRFSDHTSSPLYGTWYVSEAIDILTKNPEVWKKTIFILTYDENDGYFDHIPPYVVPKPGDASTGKVSEKIDVAPDYEQKKDSPIGLGYRVPLLVASPWSKGGYVNSQVFDHTSCLMFLENFIGKKTGKKIKSKNISSWRRAICGDLTSVFRPAMADQSNPVSPLKKESVITGIQNAKNKPAQVKPEALSPKEIEQINAHEAFESGSPSAMPQQEKGTRPACALPYQLFAEADLDITTGTIQIQFESGKGNFGQKIVPVGAAFLMYTPVLYKGQAGKTWNYGVSATDKVTDKLSLSDFDKETYHLCISGPNGFFRRFKGNKHDPELKLSCEYETSGMLTKKGTGNVQLLLENSGKKELKISIQDNTYEKNKTKEITLPARAKAKVIVDLQKSAFWYDFSIRVNGHDAFSKQYAGHVETGEEGITDPYMGGVL is encoded by the coding sequence ATGGATTCAAGAAGATCATTTTTAAAAAAGGCAGCCCTGTTATCCGGAGCAGCCGGACTCCCTAATGTAATACCCATGTCTATTCAAAAGGCGATGGCCATCAGCGCCGCACCGGGATCTACATTTTATGATGCAGAACATATCGTATTCCTGATGCAGGAAAACCGTTCATTTGATCATATGTTTGGTAAACTGGCAGGAGTCCGTGGTTTTAATGATCCAAGAACGTTTACTCAACCTGACCAGAATAAAGTATGGCTTCAAAAAGATGCAGCAGGAAAAACTTTCGCTCCTTTTCATGTAGACATCAATAAGACTAAAATTACCTGGCAGGGCGGGCTTCCCCATTCCTGGTCAGACCAGCTTGCCGCCCGCAACAATGGAAATTACGACAAGTGGGTACCTGTAAAATCACATATGTGCCTTGGCTATTATGACCGTACCGATGTGCCTTTCTATTATGCCATGGCAGATGCCTTCACCATATGCGATCACAATTTTTGCTCTTCATTAACAGGAACTACCCCTAACAGGCTGTTTTTTTGGAGTGGAACCATCCGTCCGGAACAAAACGGCAGCTCTGTAGCGGCAGTAAACAATTCTCAGGCAGAATCCAGAGAAAACGCTTATGTAGACTGGGAAACTTTCCCTGAATTGTTGGAAGACAACAATGTAAGCTGGAAAATCTACCAGAATGAAATCTGGACCGCCGACCTTCAGGGAGATACTGTGGACGACTGGTTGGGCAATTATGGTGATAATGCCATTGAATATGTTAAACGTTACAACGTAAAACTTTCTGCCTATTTCAGAAAAAACGGAGATAAATCCAGTAAACCCGCATTGAGCGCTGCTGAAGTAACTGAAAAATACAATAAGCTTTCAGACCGGGAGAAAAACCTGATTGATAAAGCCTTCGCCACCAATATCAATGCTCCTGAAAATTATCTGGAGCTCGCTCCTTTTACGTTTACCGATGATCAGGGTATTCAACAGACCATGAACATTCCTAAAAATGATATCTTTCATCAGTTCCGTTCTGATGTAAATCAAGGAAAACTGCCAACGGTATCCTGGTTGGTGGCTCCTCAAAGGTTTTCCGATCACACCAGTTCTCCACTCTATGGAACCTGGTATGTTTCCGAAGCAATAGATATCCTGACAAAAAATCCGGAGGTATGGAAAAAAACCATTTTCATTCTTACATACGATGAAAACGATGGGTATTTTGACCATATTCCTCCTTATGTTGTTCCTAAGCCGGGCGATGCTTCCACGGGGAAAGTTTCTGAAAAGATTGATGTCGCACCGGATTATGAACAAAAGAAAGATAGCCCTATCGGGTTAGGATATCGTGTTCCATTACTCGTTGCTTCACCCTGGAGCAAAGGCGGCTATGTCAATTCTCAGGTATTTGACCATACTTCCTGCCTGATGTTCCTGGAAAACTTCATTGGTAAAAAAACAGGAAAGAAAATCAAAAGTAAAAATATCAGCAGCTGGAGAAGAGCAATTTGTGGTGATCTGACCTCGGTCTTCCGGCCCGCTATGGCAGACCAGTCCAATCCGGTAAGCCCATTGAAAAAAGAAAGTGTCATCACTGGAATCCAGAATGCAAAAAATAAACCGGCGCAAGTAAAACCTGAGGCCTTGTCTCCCAAAGAGATTGAGCAGATCAATGCCCATGAGGCTTTTGAATCGGGTTCCCCTTCGGCAATGCCGCAACAGGAAAAAGGCACACGTCCAGCTTGTGCTTTACCTTATCAACTGTTTGCAGAGGCTGATCTGGACATCACAACTGGTACAATACAAATTCAGTTTGAATCCGGCAAAGGAAATTTCGGACAAAAGATAGTTCCCGTGGGTGCAGCATTTCTGATGTATACACCAGTACTTTATAAGGGACAAGCAGGAAAAACATGGAATTACGGTGTTAGTGCTACGGATAAAGTAACTGACAAGCTAAGCCTGTCTGACTTTGACAAAGAGACTTATCATTTATGCATCAGTGGTCCGAATGGTTTCTTCAGGCGATTTAAAGGAAATAAACATGATCCGGAATTGAAACTGAGCTGTGAATATGAAACCTCAGGAATGCTGACAAAAAAAGGAACAGGTAATGTACAGCTCTTACTGGAAAACAGTGGAAAAAAAGAGCTGAAGATTAGCATTCAGGATAATACTTATGAAAAGAATAAAACAAAGGAAATTACCCTCCCTGCCAGGGCTAAAGCAAAAGTAATTGTGGACTTACAGAAAAGCGCTTTCTGGTATGATTTCAGTATCCGGGTAAATGGACATGATGCATTCAGCAAGCAATATGCAGGTCATGTAGAGACTGGCGAAGAAGGGATTACTGATCCATACATGGGCGGGGTCTTATAA
- a CDS encoding PQQ-dependent sugar dehydrogenase → MIKYIGGALVIGGVLTSILSFENKAIVHSPKPIDFNPGYRLLEKAELNYRNYCGGCHGEKMDAFVDRQWKHGNAKEDLFKAIKNGYANEGMPAFDATFTDKEIRELSDYILKGIKNVDRYAGAKKPVSNIFKTAEMTIRLDTVAKGLDVPWGMAFLPSEELLVTDRNGKFYKVKKDKSLQLINGTPEVLAKGQGGLMDVILDPAFATNKTLYLSYSKFKTEDGKVLATTAVVKAKLEGNELVDQQDIFVAKPWSRTQHHYGSRMQFGKDGYLYIAIGERGNEKQNPQEIKGNDLGKIHRIKSDGSIPTDNPFVITKGAEASIFTYGNRNPQGMTIHPQTGVIWENEHGPRGGDEINIIQPGKNYGWPIATYGINYNGKIISNISEKEGITAPLHYWIPSIGPSGMAFVSGNRYKGWKGDLLTGSLRFEYLNRSVLQGNKVIKEEILFKNIGRLRDVRMAPDGYIYIAVESPGIVYKLVPVN, encoded by the coding sequence ATGATAAAATATATTGGCGGCGCGCTAGTCATTGGCGGAGTATTGACTTCAATTTTAAGTTTTGAAAATAAAGCAATTGTACATTCGCCAAAACCAATCGATTTTAATCCTGGCTATCGCTTGCTGGAAAAAGCAGAATTGAACTACCGGAATTATTGTGGTGGTTGTCATGGAGAGAAGATGGATGCTTTTGTGGACCGGCAATGGAAACATGGAAATGCAAAAGAAGACCTCTTTAAGGCAATAAAAAATGGATATGCGAATGAAGGAATGCCTGCCTTTGATGCTACATTTACCGATAAAGAGATCAGAGAACTTTCAGATTATATCCTGAAGGGAATAAAAAATGTTGACCGCTATGCAGGGGCAAAGAAACCAGTGAGCAATATTTTTAAAACAGCCGAAATGACCATCAGGTTGGATACCGTGGCGAAAGGCCTGGACGTCCCATGGGGAATGGCTTTTCTCCCGTCTGAGGAGTTGCTGGTTACCGACCGCAATGGCAAGTTCTATAAGGTGAAAAAAGACAAGTCTTTACAGCTGATCAATGGGACTCCAGAGGTATTGGCAAAAGGACAGGGTGGTTTAATGGATGTAATTCTTGATCCTGCCTTTGCAACGAATAAGACCCTTTACCTCTCTTATTCTAAATTTAAAACCGAAGATGGAAAGGTATTGGCTACTACAGCGGTTGTAAAAGCAAAGCTGGAAGGGAATGAGCTGGTAGATCAGCAGGATATCTTTGTAGCCAAACCCTGGTCCAGAACACAGCACCACTATGGCTCCAGAATGCAGTTTGGAAAAGATGGTTATTTATACATTGCTATCGGTGAAAGAGGAAATGAAAAACAAAACCCTCAGGAAATCAAAGGAAATGACCTTGGAAAGATCCACAGGATAAAAAGTGATGGTAGTATTCCTACTGATAATCCGTTTGTGATAACCAAGGGCGCAGAGGCATCCATTTTTACTTATGGGAACCGCAATCCTCAGGGGATGACCATTCATCCTCAGACAGGGGTCATCTGGGAGAATGAACATGGACCAAGAGGTGGGGATGAAATCAATATCATTCAACCAGGTAAGAATTACGGTTGGCCGATAGCGACTTATGGCATCAATTACAATGGAAAGATCATTAGTAATATTTCAGAAAAGGAGGGGATAACAGCACCTTTGCATTACTGGATTCCCTCTATAGGGCCAAGCGGAATGGCTTTTGTTTCCGGAAACCGTTATAAGGGATGGAAAGGCGATCTGCTTACCGGTTCCCTGCGTTTTGAATACCTGAACAGAAGTGTATTACAAGGAAATAAAGTGATTAAAGAAGAAATACTTTTCAAGAATATCGGCAGGCTGAGGGATGTAAGGATGGCGCCGGATGGCTATATCTACATTGCAGTAGAATCTCCTGGTATCGTTTATAAGCTGGTTCCGGTTAATTAA
- the eboC gene encoding UbiA-like protein EboC (EboC, a homolog the polyprenyltransferase UbiA, belongs to system of proteins involved in the trafficking of precursor metabolites to an extracytoplasmic compartment so that the biosynthesis of certain natural products, such as scytonemin, can be completed.), translating to MKNRLAYIKIMRPANLVTSVTDVLAGVAISGYFLTTEFELQHLFPILLLCLSTIGLYSGGVIFNDVFDLERDKKERPDRPIPNGSITKKDAAVFGGICFTVGIMAAAIVNLTSLAIACLIMIAALTYDKYSKHMTISGPINMGLCRGLNLLLGVSIFSWYPEIWWLVIATIPIVYIASLTIINRRKGNEKSKATLYLAAFLYAFVIACILFIAHSKGFFLLTILFVIPFYLMIFNPLFKTLDDPIGKNIGKSVKAGVIALILLNAAWASAFGVWYIALIIVGLLPLSLWLNRAFTVN from the coding sequence TTGAAGAACCGACTCGCCTATATTAAGATTATGCGTCCGGCAAATCTGGTGACTTCCGTTACTGATGTTCTTGCTGGTGTAGCCATTTCAGGTTATTTTTTAACTACGGAATTTGAGCTTCAGCATTTATTTCCGATTCTGTTGCTTTGCCTATCTACCATAGGCTTGTATAGCGGAGGGGTGATCTTTAACGATGTCTTTGATCTGGAAAGAGACAAAAAGGAGCGTCCGGACCGCCCGATTCCAAATGGAAGCATTACAAAAAAAGATGCTGCTGTATTTGGCGGAATTTGCTTTACTGTAGGGATTATGGCGGCGGCAATCGTAAACCTGACCTCTCTAGCGATTGCATGTCTGATTATGATTGCCGCTTTAACTTACGACAAATATTCTAAGCACATGACCATCAGTGGCCCGATCAATATGGGGCTCTGCAGGGGATTAAACCTTTTGCTTGGTGTAAGTATTTTTTCTTGGTATCCCGAAATCTGGTGGTTGGTAATTGCAACCATCCCCATTGTATATATTGCCTCACTCACGATCATCAACAGAAGAAAAGGGAATGAAAAAAGCAAAGCGACATTATATCTTGCCGCCTTCCTTTATGCATTTGTCATTGCCTGCATTCTTTTCATTGCACACAGCAAAGGTTTTTTCCTGCTCACCATTCTCTTTGTAATTCCGTTCTACCTGATGATCTTCAATCCCTTATTTAAAACCCTTGATGATCCTATCGGAAAGAACATCGGCAAATCTGTAAAAGCAGGCGTTATCGCACTGATTTTACTGAATGCAGCATGGGCCAGTGCCTTTGGGGTTTGGTATATCGCATTGATTATTGTAGGCTTACTTCCCTTGTCTTTGTGGCTAAACAGAGCCTTCACCGTTAATTAA
- a CDS encoding c-type cytochrome produces MKKLLFTALLALPLTLFVPAAAQAQKKTTAKATVQRDQLLEGKKVYSKFCASCHQLDGGGVPNLNPPLSKTIYVLGDKNRLIKIILNGSNESLEIDGETYSNPMPQLDILKDQEIADVLTYVRNSFGNKAGAITASEVKAQRTKKK; encoded by the coding sequence ATGAAAAAACTCCTATTTACTGCTCTTCTGGCCCTTCCTTTAACCTTATTTGTACCGGCTGCTGCTCAGGCTCAAAAGAAAACCACAGCAAAAGCAACAGTTCAAAGAGATCAGTTATTGGAAGGAAAAAAGGTTTATTCGAAATTTTGCGCCTCCTGTCATCAATTAGATGGCGGAGGCGTTCCTAATTTAAATCCTCCTTTAAGCAAAACGATATACGTACTCGGGGATAAAAACAGGTTGATTAAAATTATCCTCAATGGCTCAAATGAAAGTCTGGAAATTGATGGAGAAACCTATTCGAATCCGATGCCTCAGCTTGATATCCTCAAAGACCAGGAAATAGCAGATGTATTGACCTATGTGAGAAACAGCTTTGGCAATAAAGCAGGAGCCATTACGGCTTCGGAGGTAAAAGCCCAGCGCACAAAGAAAAAATAA
- a CDS encoding PQQ-dependent sugar dehydrogenase: MKTRLIIPLLTAGVFCSLYAFKNNPSDRSTDPPTTDANNAGLKLPAEFGALIVADSIGKARHIVVTKEGNLYVKLAKPVKEKGIIYLKDKNGDGRMDEHTGFGNYGGTGLYLKDNILYASSNDEVFSYKLNESDEVLDQNNPSKLITKLKKGRQHDTKSIVLDNSGNIYVNIGAYSNSCQEKDRTPGSPGIKGCPILDSAGGIWQFKANKLNQSYGDGVRYATGIRNVVGLDWNQQNNSLFVMQHGRDQLNGLWPDLYDEKQSALLPAECLYMLKKGDNAGWPYVYYDQYQKKNIQAPEYGGDGKKEGSKEYINPALAFPGHLAPNGLLFYTGNQFPEKYRNGAFIAFHGSWNRTPEKQEGFYVVFAPFKDGQPTGEWEIFADGFAGTDNVMSPRDAKHRPCGLAQGPDGSLYVTDDVKGTVYRILYKGK, translated from the coding sequence ATGAAAACAAGATTGATTATTCCGCTCCTTACGGCTGGGGTTTTCTGCTCCTTATATGCTTTTAAAAATAACCCTTCGGACAGATCAACCGATCCACCCACCACTGATGCGAATAATGCAGGTTTAAAACTTCCTGCAGAATTTGGGGCGCTAATAGTGGCCGACAGCATTGGCAAGGCCAGACACATCGTCGTGACCAAGGAAGGAAATTTGTATGTAAAACTTGCGAAACCAGTTAAAGAAAAAGGCATCATTTACCTGAAAGATAAAAATGGTGATGGCCGTATGGACGAACATACTGGCTTTGGAAATTATGGTGGAACGGGCCTTTATTTAAAAGACAACATACTGTATGCCTCTTCTAACGACGAGGTCTTTAGCTATAAACTCAACGAAAGTGATGAAGTCCTTGATCAGAATAATCCCTCAAAGCTGATTACCAAATTAAAAAAAGGCAGACAGCACGATACCAAATCTATTGTCTTAGACAATTCAGGAAACATCTATGTGAACATAGGAGCGTATTCCAACTCCTGCCAGGAAAAAGACCGTACCCCAGGCTCCCCGGGAATAAAAGGTTGTCCGATATTAGATTCTGCCGGAGGGATATGGCAGTTTAAAGCCAACAAGCTGAACCAAAGCTATGGCGATGGCGTTCGTTATGCCACAGGAATAAGAAATGTAGTTGGCTTAGATTGGAATCAACAAAACAATAGCTTATTTGTGATGCAGCATGGCCGTGATCAACTCAATGGACTTTGGCCGGATCTGTATGATGAAAAACAATCCGCTCTCCTTCCTGCCGAATGCCTGTACATGCTTAAAAAAGGAGACAATGCAGGCTGGCCTTATGTCTATTATGACCAGTATCAAAAGAAAAACATCCAGGCACCGGAATACGGAGGCGATGGCAAAAAAGAAGGCAGCAAAGAATATATCAATCCCGCGCTGGCTTTTCCCGGACATCTTGCTCCCAATGGCTTGTTATTTTACACCGGGAATCAGTTTCCGGAGAAATACAGGAATGGTGCTTTTATCGCCTTTCATGGTTCCTGGAACAGGACTCCTGAAAAACAGGAAGGCTTTTATGTTGTGTTTGCTCCATTCAAGGATGGTCAGCCTACCGGAGAATGGGAAATCTTTGCAGACGGTTTTGCCGGAACAGACAACGTAATGTCTCCCAGGGACGCAAAGCATCGCCCTTGCGGATTGGCACAAGGGCCAGATGGCTCTCTGTATGTAACTGATGACGTGAAGGGGACTGTATACCGGATATTATATAAGGGAAAATAA